The following is a genomic window from Hyphomicrobiales bacterium.
CCTTTATGCCCTGCCCGGCGCGCGCTGGGCGGACGCGGATGTCGATGCCGCCGCAGACATCCTCCGCTATGCCCGCCAGTCTCCGGTGGCGCTGGCAACCCGGGCGGTCGCCGCACGCGAACGGATCGAGGAACTCTACAATACCGGACGATTTCTCCAGCAACTGCGCGGCGGCGCATGAGCACGGCGGGATCCATCGACACCTTCGTCTGGTTCTGGGGACGGCGCGGTGGAGGCCCGGTCTTCGCCCTGAAATGCGCGCAATGGCTCGCCGAGGCACGCCCTGACGAAAGGCTCCTGCTGTCCTTTTCGGAAACGAGCGAGGAGCTGGACGCAGCGCGCGCCAGCGGCCTGCCTCTGGCGGTCGAGCCGGACCCGCGTGTCGCCGGATCCCCTCTCGCCAAGGCGCAAGCGGTCCTGGCGATGGCCATCCGCTTTCGCCGCGACATGCGGCGGCTCAAGCCGCGTCGCGTCGTCATCCCAATGAACTTCGCCTTCGCCTGGCCCCTGGTGCATCTCGTGCCGCGCGGCACCCGCGTGACCTATGTCGTCCATGACGACACACCACACCCTGGAGACTACGCGCGCCTGTGGCAGGAAAGCACGCAGAAGCGGCTCGTCGCCACGGCCGACCGCGTGCTCGCCCTGTCGGAGGCCGTCGGCGCGGACGTTCTCGCCCATCACCGCGGCGTCCAGGACAAGCTGCGGATCGTCCCGATCAACGCGTTCTACGCCGACGCCACCCAGTCTGCCCCCGCCCCCCGGCGCCCGGCGCCCGTTGGTCGCCCCCTGCAGTTGCTCTTCGTCGGCCGCCTGATCGCTTACAAGGGCCTCAGCCTGCTGCGCGCGGCGCTGGAGCCGCTGAAGGCCCGTGACGACTGGCGCCTGACGATCGCCGGCAGCGGGCCCGACAAGGCCTATGCGGATGACGCCTTCAAGGATTTGCCCCAGGTCACCCTGCGCACGGAATGGCTTTCGCAGCCCGACTTGCAGGGGTTGATCGCCGAAGCGGACACTCTCATCTGCCCCTATGTGGAGGCGAGCCAGTCCGCGATCATCCCGGAGGGTCTCGCCCTGGGGACCCCCTCCATCGTGACACCGGTGGGCGCGCTCCCGGAACAGGTGGGATTTGGGGCTGTGGGCGAGGTCGCGGCGCAAGCGACCGCCCACGCCCTCACCGTGGCGATCCAACGCCTCATCGACGATCGTGACCATGTGGCGGCGTTGCAGGCGAAGGCGCTAGACTTCATGCACGCGGGCCGGGCAACAGCCGATCTCGCCGGCGCGCTCGGCTAGGGTCAACCGACTTTCGTTGCTCAGGGTGGGATTGGGGTCGCCGAACCGCCCTGTCATCCCGGAATCGGCGAAGCCGTTGCTTGGAATCCAGAAACCATGCCGCTCCAGCAAGAAGACGCCTTGTGCAAACGAAGGCGGCCGCTTGCAAATCGTATCGCTTCTGGATCCTGGGCAAGAGCTACGCGCGGCCTGGGATAACCGGCGCGTGTCGTCCTTGAAGGTCGATTGATCCTCAGAGCGCCGAACCAGAAAGTGTAGGTGCCTCTTAGATGAATCCGATGCTGGGCCGCATGGACGCACGAGCGGCGCTCATTCCGTCAGCCCTGCTTGTCCGACGCCAAAGCGTAGAAACTTCACGATTCTTTTAACGCCATGGTTACCGAAGTGTAAGTCCTGGATGGAACCGGAAGCGCTGCGGCGCCGTTGTTGTCGTGTCCCGATTGTTAACGATCCCCGCGAAATCCGGCCGTGGGAGTCGAGCCGGCCGGTGAATACGACGAAAGGATCGCATTGATGCGCGCCCTGATTTTGGCTTCGATGATTGC
Proteins encoded in this region:
- a CDS encoding Glycosyltransferase involved in cell wall biosynthesis, which encodes MSTAGSIDTFVWFWGRRGGGPVFALKCAQWLAEARPDERLLLSFSETSEELDAARASGLPLAVEPDPRVAGSPLAKAQAVLAMAIRFRRDMRRLKPRRVVIPMNFAFAWPLVHLVPRGTRVTYVVHDDTPHPGDYARLWQESTQKRLVATADRVLALSEAVGADVLAHHRGVQDKLRIVPINAFYADATQSAPAPRRPAPVGRPLQLLFVGRLIAYKGLSLLRAALEPLKARDDWRLTIAGSGPDKAYADDAFKDLPQVTLRTEWLSQPDLQGLIAEADTLICPYVEASQSAIIPEGLALGTPSIVTPVGALPEQVGFGAVGEVAAQATAHALTVAIQRLIDDRDHVAALQAKALDFMHAGRATADLAGALG
- a CDS encoding hypothetical protein (Evidence 5 : Unknown function), giving the protein MRPCGPASDSSKRHLHFLVRRSEDQSTFKDDTRRLSQAARSSCPGSRSDTICKRPPSFAQGVFLLERHGFWIPSNGFADSGMTGRFGDPNPTLSNESRLTLAERAGEIGCCPARVHEV